The genomic region AAGAATAGTTCTAGCCGCTCAACAACAATCCTTCTATAGGAGAAGAAGGTAAATGTTTTTGGAACTTTATAAGTTTCAACACAGAATTATTTATTGATCTTCAACATTATGGTTTAGAAACAAAACTATTCTTTTACTAGATTAGCATATTTCTGTTAACTAAATATTTAATTGCAATATTTCTATCCCCTTAATATAGGTGGAGGGGTTTTATTGTGGATATGGATGAGTATCTTGGTTATAAAGGATACATTGCTAGAATTCTTAGAGAAATAGGTGCAGAAGTCGGTGACAGAATAAGGATCTCTACTGAGAAAAGGATCTTTGAAGGAATACTCATGCCTAGAGAGGCATTATATGGTGAGAAACCATTCATTATCATAAAACTTGATAACGGCTATAATATAGGTATACGAATTTCTGGTAAGGAAAAAATTGAGGTATTGGAGAAAAGAAAGAAGAGAATAGTGAAGACTCATATTTTCAGGAAGCAGAAAAAAGATCTTCCCAGGATAGTTTTACTGAGTACTGGTGGAACTATTGTTTCAAAAGTAGATTATGAAACAGGCGCTGTCAAGCCCGCTCTTAGTGTTGATGAATTATTAGAGTGGATTCCTGAGATTAGTAACATTGCGTTTATCGATGCAAAAGAAATTCTAAGCGTGTTCTCAGAAGACATCACTCCTAGCCACTGGGAAAAAATCGCTTCTGAAATATATAATGAAATGATAAACGGTGTCGATGGAGTAGTTATCGCACACGGCACAGATATGATGGCTTATACAGCGGCAGCAATGGCATTTGCTATAAAGAATAAACCTGTACCAATAGTTTTTGTAGGTGCTCAGAGAAGCAGTGATAGGCCAAGTACAGATTCTGCTTTTAACTTAAAAGCAGCGTTTCTAGTAGCAGCTAAAGCACCCTTTGCTGAATCAGTCATTGTAATGCATGGTGAAACCAGTGATACATATGCTTTAGCTCATAGAGGTGTGAAAGTGAGGAAAATGCATACTAGCAGACGTGATGCTTTCCAATCCATAAATGATTATCCATTAGCCATAATATATCCCGATAAGAACGAAGTAAAAATTATTAATAAAATAATTGAGTTCAGAGATAAAGATAAGGATCCCATTCTTGAGAATAAGTTTGATGATAAAGTTGTAATGATAAAAGCGTATCCAGGATTTCAGCCGGAGATAATTGATTTATTGGTTGATAAAGGTTTTCATGGAATAATCATTGAGGGTTCGGGTCTGGGACACATATCTAATAGAGTAATTGATTCAATTAAGCGAGCAATAGAGGAAGAAATACCTGTTGTAATGACTAGTCAATGCTTGTTTGGAAGAGTTAATATGCATGTATATAGTACTGGGCGTAAACTACTTAGTGTAGGCGTTATACCTGGTTCGGATATGTTACCCGAAACAGCTTATGTTAAGTTGTCATGGATACTTGGCTCTAAGACTAGGGATTTAAAAGAAATACGTAGATTAATGACCACGAATATAGTGGGAGAGATCAATTCTAGGCTAACAATAAATCTTTATCCGAGGTGGCCTATATGAGTAGTGAAAAACTTAACTATAGCGAGCTCGGCTTAAAAGTAGGATTGGAAATCCATATACAGCTTGATACAGCACATAAATTATTCTGTAACTGTCCAACTAAGCTTGTCGAAGAAGAAGCTGAGGATGTGTTCATTAGAGAACTAAGACCTGCTAGAAGTGAATTGGGAGAAGTAGATATTGCAGCATTACTTGAATGGGAGAAGGGTAGAAAATACGAGTATCACGCTCCTCGTTCATCTTCATGTCTTGTAGAAGCAGATGAGGAGCCTCCCCATGAGATAAATAGGGAAGCATTAATCACGGCTGTAGCTGTTGCAAAAGCTCTCAACATGTATGTAGTTGATGAAGTACATGTAATGAGGAAAGTAGTTATTGATGGAAGTAACACTTCGGGTTTTCAGAGAACTGCTATAATCGCATTAGACGGTTATATTATGGATAGAGATAAGAAAATAGGTATACAAACACTGTGCTTAGAGGAAGATGCAGCCAGAAAAATTGGTGAGAAGAAAGATAAGGTTCAATACAAACTTGACAGGCTTGGAATACCACTAATAGAAATAGCTACAGCACCCGATATAAACGATCCAGAAGAAGCTGAAAGAATAGCTTTCAAGATAGGACAACTTGTACGTTTAACTGGTAAAGCTAAGAGAGGTCTTGGAACAATAAGACAGGACTTAAATGTTTCAATTAAAGAAGGTGCTAAGATAGAAATAAAAGGTGTACAACACCTCTACCTAATATCT from Staphylothermus marinus F1 harbors:
- the gatD gene encoding Glu-tRNA(Gln) amidotransferase subunit GatD, yielding MDEYLGYKGYIARILREIGAEVGDRIRISTEKRIFEGILMPREALYGEKPFIIIKLDNGYNIGIRISGKEKIEVLEKRKKRIVKTHIFRKQKKDLPRIVLLSTGGTIVSKVDYETGAVKPALSVDELLEWIPEISNIAFIDAKEILSVFSEDITPSHWEKIASEIYNEMINGVDGVVIAHGTDMMAYTAAAMAFAIKNKPVPIVFVGAQRSSDRPSTDSAFNLKAAFLVAAKAPFAESVIVMHGETSDTYALAHRGVKVRKMHTSRRDAFQSINDYPLAIIYPDKNEVKIINKIIEFRDKDKDPILENKFDDKVVMIKAYPGFQPEIIDLLVDKGFHGIIIEGSGLGHISNRVIDSIKRAIEEEIPVVMTSQCLFGRVNMHVYSTGRKLLSVGVIPGSDMLPETAYVKLSWILGSKTRDLKEIRRLMTTNIVGEINSRLTINLYPRWPI